One Elusimicrobiota bacterium genomic region harbors:
- a CDS encoding PorV/PorQ family protein, with protein sequence MRKVLSTVMLVVLLAGIICTGSAYAAFSKSDAGTSAVHFLKLGAGARSSGMGDIGVGVSEGASNIYWNAAGLAGIEKTSISVMHAVWFEDIGYTWIGYGQPTETGGLGIGIQYLSYGSIEGNDTAGVLTSNYSPSDMSITLGYGNDVSDEVSLGAGIKYISSKIKETGVAIAGDIGMLYKPTEGKTSLGISLQNLGGKMKYIESGDNLPMTIRVGGGYNIQPEWLVGLEMTAVNDSGLGIGAGTEYKYAASEGATLIGRAGYNTKTKDIGGLKGLSLGAGIELKSCGVDYAFVPFGDLGDTHRISLNLKF encoded by the coding sequence ATGCGCAAAGTGTTAAGCACAGTGATGTTAGTAGTATTATTAGCAGGTATTATATGTACAGGTAGTGCATATGCCGCTTTTAGTAAGAGCGATGCCGGCACAAGTGCAGTGCATTTTTTAAAGCTGGGTGCCGGAGCCCGCAGTAGTGGCATGGGTGATATAGGAGTAGGCGTAAGTGAAGGAGCAAGTAATATATATTGGAATGCAGCCGGATTAGCGGGAATAGAAAAAACATCAATAAGTGTAATGCATGCGGTCTGGTTTGAGGACATAGGCTATACATGGATAGGGTATGGTCAGCCGACCGAAACCGGCGGATTAGGAATAGGGATACAGTATTTAAGTTATGGTTCAATAGAAGGCAATGATACCGCCGGAGTATTAACGAGCAATTATAGTCCTTCAGACATGTCAATAACATTAGGATATGGTAATGACGTAAGCGATGAAGTATCGTTAGGAGCCGGAATAAAGTATATAAGCAGCAAGATAAAGGAAACCGGGGTAGCGATAGCCGGCGATATAGGAATGCTATACAAGCCAACGGAAGGAAAAACGAGCTTAGGAATATCGCTCCAGAATCTAGGTGGAAAGATGAAGTATATAGAATCCGGCGATAATCTGCCGATGACGATACGTGTAGGCGGAGGATATAATATTCAACCTGAGTGGTTAGTAGGCTTAGAAATGACAGCAGTAAATGACAGTGGTCTTGGGATAGGAGCAGGAACAGAGTACAAGTATGCAGCGAGTGAAGGTGCAACATTAATAGGCAGGGCAGGCTATAATACGAAGACGAAAGACATAGGCGGGTTAAAAGGATTAAGCTTAGGAGCAGGAATAGAGCTTAAGAGTTGTGGTGTAGATTATGCCTTTGTCCCGTTTGGCGATTTAGGCGATACACATAGAATATCGTTGAATTTGAAATTCTAA
- the argS gene encoding arginine--tRNA ligase translates to MLKEIRKIIDDVILKMNIEGEFKYSIEQAPALIETDIATNVALVLSKKIKKNPKEVSDVIIENIRKNQIISEVQFQSGFINIKLTDDFIFDKLKSAISSDSSYGRTKLLNGKKILIEFISANPTGPLHIGHGRGAAYGDSLARLFEFSDGCVEREYYINDVGNQMEVLTNSVVSYILKKPLAENGYKGKYIEDIAKQIVDNKIPDVEYKAYTINKILEWIKTDLEKFGVKFNNWFKESSLYEKNEVSLIIEKLKKNGFAYEKDDAVWFKSTAFSDDKDRVLVRADGRTTYIASDIAYHYNKYQRKFDEYINIWGADHHGYVERMRGSIKAIGEDEKKLKIILYQLVNIVKDGKKITMSTRENKFTTLDEVLGEVGVDATRFFLLMRSSESHLDFDLDLAKKQAPENPVFYVQYAHARICSIFKEAKKMNCEFLVDTYDLQVLKLKEEKGLVKSVLFFEDIIEIAVRDCAPHYITKYLQDISADFHSYYNKNRVITENSKLTIARLQMCQAVKNVIKNGLYLLGVSAPERM, encoded by the coding sequence ATGTTAAAAGAAATAAGAAAGATAATTGATGATGTTATATTGAAGATGAATATTGAAGGTGAATTCAAATATTCTATAGAGCAGGCACCGGCATTAATAGAAACTGATATAGCAACAAATGTAGCATTGGTGCTTTCGAAAAAAATTAAAAAAAATCCAAAAGAGGTTTCAGATGTGATAATAGAAAATATTAGGAAAAACCAAATAATATCCGAAGTCCAATTTCAGTCAGGTTTTATAAATATTAAATTAACCGATGATTTTATATTTGATAAACTAAAATCGGCAATTTCATCAGACAGTTCATATGGCAGAACCAAGCTTTTGAATGGCAAAAAAATTCTTATTGAATTTATCTCTGCTAATCCGACAGGTCCTTTGCATATAGGTCACGGAAGAGGTGCTGCTTACGGTGATTCTCTTGCAAGACTTTTCGAATTTTCAGATGGTTGTGTAGAACGGGAATATTACATTAATGATGTAGGAAACCAGATGGAAGTATTAACAAATTCGGTTGTATCATATATTTTAAAAAAGCCGCTTGCGGAAAATGGATACAAAGGAAAATACATTGAAGATATCGCTAAACAGATTGTGGATAATAAAATACCTGATGTTGAATATAAAGCATATACAATCAACAAAATACTTGAATGGATAAAAACTGATTTAGAGAAATTCGGTGTAAAATTTAACAATTGGTTTAAAGAATCATCTTTATATGAAAAAAATGAAGTCAGTTTAATAATAGAAAAACTTAAAAAGAATGGTTTTGCATATGAAAAAGACGATGCTGTGTGGTTTAAGTCAACTGCATTTTCTGATGATAAAGACAGGGTGCTTGTACGTGCGGATGGAAGGACAACTTATATAGCGTCGGATATAGCGTATCATTATAATAAGTATCAAAGGAAATTTGATGAATATATAAATATATGGGGAGCTGACCATCATGGATATGTAGAAAGGATGAGAGGTTCTATAAAGGCGATTGGGGAAGATGAAAAAAAGCTTAAAATTATTTTATATCAACTGGTAAACATTGTGAAAGACGGTAAAAAAATTACCATGTCAACAAGGGAAAACAAATTTACAACACTTGATGAGGTATTGGGTGAAGTCGGAGTAGATGCCACTAGATTTTTTCTTTTAATGAGGAGTTCCGAAAGTCACTTGGATTTTGACCTTGATTTAGCAAAAAAACAGGCGCCGGAAAATCCGGTTTTTTATGTCCAATATGCACACGCAAGAATTTGCTCCATTTTTAAAGAAGCAAAAAAGATGAATTGCGAATTTCTGGTTGATACGTATGATTTGCAGGTATTGAAATTAAAAGAAGAAAAAGGACTTGTGAAAAGTGTCTTATTTTTTGAAGATATTATTGAAATAGCTGTAAGAGATTGTGCTCCTCATTACATTACGAAATATCTTCAGGATATTTCCGCTGATTTTCATTCGTATTATAATAAGAACAGGGTTATAACTGAAAATTCCAAATTGACAATTGCACGACTTCAGATGTGTCAAGCGGTAAAAAATGTCATAAAGAACGGATTATATTTATTGGGTGTTTCCGCACCCGAAAGAATGTAA
- a CDS encoding HEAT repeat domain-containing protein, whose product MISKRGLSAISKGGSMGLRVEVKVKEFGKRFLGLTLCFLLFVCLPVLKAEELMLQQYITGLKDKKDAVRISSAKSLGEIGKPEVVEALRDALSDKSKSVRLEVINALSKIHNDASVSALGVAIRDKDTKVRLAAIDALANINSKSAIGPLIDATKDKDNKVKISAINLLGSLGDESVIPTLSPLVADKNIKIRLVTIYAVGSIGGVEAIRALSTAVNDKKDEISVVAINVLGALGDKDATPLLTAVLRQRRDITVYDAVADALVSLGSKSAIPSLVEFLDKIDEEQKGKFQEAIVKIIEKNRIVSVKKEIEKPKSVETVQPAAAVSPAAPVPAAVPEKPAPVPAPQVQPENSQQEKLKLMGEHYTAGVNFYQKREYEKAAAELEEALKIDPNNKQSKEMLEKIKKQIKK is encoded by the coding sequence ATGATATCAAAAAGAGGTTTATCAGCAATCTCAAAAGGAGGTAGTATGGGATTAAGGGTAGAAGTAAAGGTTAAAGAGTTTGGAAAACGGTTTTTAGGTTTAACATTGTGCTTTTTACTGTTTGTTTGTTTGCCGGTATTAAAAGCAGAGGAGTTAATGCTTCAACAGTATATCACCGGCTTGAAGGACAAGAAGGACGCAGTGCGGATTTCGTCTGCCAAATCATTAGGGGAAATCGGCAAGCCGGAGGTTGTTGAAGCGTTACGGGATGCGTTAAGTGACAAGAGTAAAAGTGTTCGTTTAGAAGTTATTAATGCACTTTCAAAAATTCATAATGATGCATCTGTCAGTGCTCTTGGGGTAGCTATTAGGGACAAAGATACGAAAGTCAGACTTGCAGCTATTGATGCGTTAGCCAATATTAATAGCAAATCAGCAATCGGTCCGCTTATTGATGCCACAAAAGATAAAGATAATAAAGTAAAAATATCAGCAATAAATTTGTTGGGTAGTCTTGGCGATGAATCGGTTATTCCTACGCTTTCGCCGTTAGTTGCCGATAAGAATATAAAGATTCGTCTTGTTACGATTTATGCTGTAGGCAGTATCGGTGGTGTCGAAGCTATTCGTGCACTTTCTACTGCAGTGAACGATAAGAAAGATGAAATTAGTGTTGTTGCAATTAATGTTTTAGGAGCTCTCGGGGATAAAGATGCAACACCGCTTCTGACAGCGGTTTTAAGACAAAGAAGAGATATAACAGTATATGATGCTGTTGCAGATGCACTTGTTTCGCTTGGTAGTAAATCGGCAATCCCGTCTTTAGTGGAGTTTTTGGACAAAATTGATGAGGAGCAGAAAGGTAAATTCCAGGAAGCTATTGTGAAAATTATTGAAAAAAATCGGATAGTTTCTGTTAAAAAAGAAATAGAAAAACCAAAATCTGTTGAGACAGTTCAACCAGCAGCAGCAGTATCGCCAGCAGCACCAGTACCAGCAGCAGTACCGGAAAAACCTGCTCCAGTGCCTGCTCCGCAAGTACAACCGGAAAATTCCCAACAAGAGAAACTTAAACTAATGGGAGAGCATTACACGGCTGGTGTAAATTTTTATCAGAAAAGAGAATATGAAAAAGCTGCTGCCGAATTGGAAGAAGCTTTGAAAATTGATCCAAACAACAAACAATCAAAAGAAATGTTGGAAAAGATAAAAAAACAAATAAAAAAATAG
- a CDS encoding AraC family transcriptional regulator, which produces MDYNWEREVKKNTKLFFAEYYDPYREVEKHYHSFNELVIIIKGSLRVEISKKTFHANPGDILFYRERVAHKEVIESSGQVGLIAVLWRKIGQADLPILTYDKNKKIRFLAQWLCEINQSKSPYASLLQEQIFEVILTELTDISKSKELHPIVSNIRNFMKDHLKEHLSVEKLASHACMSKYSFFKKYKEFTDRTPMKDLRIIRVETAKDMIFTTDVPLKTISKEVGFVDEYQFSKVFRKHFGAPPGHFRKNTIFSLK; this is translated from the coding sequence ATGGATTATAACTGGGAAAGAGAAGTTAAAAAAAATACTAAATTATTTTTTGCAGAGTATTATGATCCATACCGCGAAGTAGAAAAACATTACCATTCATTTAACGAATTAGTAATCATTATTAAGGGGTCATTACGAGTTGAAATATCTAAGAAAACTTTTCATGCAAATCCCGGCGACATACTGTTTTATCGTGAAAGGGTTGCACACAAAGAAGTGATTGAGAGTAGCGGTCAGGTTGGACTTATTGCTGTTCTCTGGAGAAAAATAGGACAGGCGGATCTTCCAATTTTAACCTATGATAAAAATAAAAAAATCAGGTTTTTAGCCCAATGGTTGTGTGAAATAAATCAATCAAAGTCTCCTTATGCAAGTTTATTACAAGAGCAAATCTTTGAAGTAATATTAACCGAATTAACAGATATTTCCAAATCCAAAGAATTGCACCCTATTGTCAGTAATATACGAAATTTTATGAAAGATCACTTAAAGGAACACCTGTCAGTAGAAAAATTAGCTAGTCATGCCTGTATGAGTAAATATAGTTTTTTTAAGAAATATAAAGAATTCACAGATAGGACCCCAATGAAAGATTTAAGAATCATTCGTGTTGAAACTGCTAAAGATATGATATTTACAACAGATGTGCCATTAAAAACTATTTCCAAAGAAGTGGGATTTGTTGATGAGTATCAGTTTTCAAAGGTGTTCAGAAAACATTTCGGTGCCCCGCCAGGTCACTTCCGTAAAAACACTATTTTCTCTTTAAAATAG
- a CDS encoding Ig-like domain-containing protein, with protein MKNKKRVCLAVIFVMLCGVISKVSALVPVNFTRADMFISHWYDLTSETELYSALQTGKDSNYDAVFFMLREDYLEAARDPINCGTWNLQASWGMLDKAIAWCHSNGMKIHIGYGPTRGYGVGFFKRWERKYAQVFSDGSLAEERVEISYPEIKAYELDLVKFLIQNYPTIDGIHFEEPGYDGLSYSTPINIIVSTTTLGPDTNDTRRINAMKGAMNSFWQEFSDWISVNRPNPTFNISVNCPSVTGNGLNSAGTDMLWHQTHLLMDFWMQQVDLSLSDVQWACDFMQTNSGRLNNKIPLVPGTFIDNAASCQQPGCVLAGLTPTTPQCFWQDIFKIINWGHGWNTKSITVAGNSELKVPRSMFLNIGDSSWTGATSGEIISNIPCPPASIATLSVGNITPSSVVLNWVAVGANGFKGTASQYDIRYATTPAGITHNWTTATQCTTEPVPQVSGTNQSLTVSGLDTVNKTYYFVMKVADVEGNWSGISNAASNKADTILPSINITSPISGTTVTNLQLTVSGTASDNVALSNVEVKVGAGGTYASATGLSSWSGTVTLVSGSNTIYAKATDTSGNTRETSITVTCTPPDTTPPSIVITSPANSATLTASLLTISGTASDNIGLSKVEVKLGAGGTYASATGTNPWSGSVTLVGGSNTIYAKATDTTGNITETSITVTYVPDTTPPTIAITSPANGAAITTAALITISGTAGDNIGINKVEVKLGAGGTYASATGTNPWNSSVTLVSGSNTIYAKATDTSNNTTETSITVTYTPSDTTAPSIAITSPSNGTTLTTSLLTLSGTANDNIGISKVEIKLGTGGTYVPATGTNSWNGTVTLVNGSNTIYAKATDTSNNTSETSISVTRVNTAPTLSWTGETDYTSDGINPETGTTNTSYVYRVKYADADGDAPKTGYPRVHIKKGVSEITGSPFVMTTTDTGSYVTGRNYSLTKILSAVGSD; from the coding sequence ATGAAGAATAAGAAGAGAGTATGTTTAGCAGTTATTTTTGTAATGCTTTGCGGAGTAATTAGTAAGGTCAGTGCGTTAGTTCCTGTTAATTTTACCCGTGCTGATATGTTTATTTCACACTGGTATGATTTGACAAGTGAAACTGAATTGTATTCCGCTTTACAAACTGGAAAGGATTCAAATTATGACGCTGTATTTTTTATGCTCAGAGAGGACTATTTAGAAGCTGCACGAGACCCGATAAATTGCGGTACGTGGAATTTACAGGCAAGTTGGGGAATGTTAGATAAGGCAATTGCCTGGTGTCATAGTAATGGAATGAAGATACATATAGGTTATGGACCAACCAGAGGTTATGGAGTTGGTTTTTTTAAAAGATGGGAACGCAAATACGCTCAAGTGTTTTCGGATGGAAGTTTGGCAGAAGAACGAGTAGAAATATCATATCCGGAAATTAAAGCTTACGAGCTTGATTTAGTAAAATTTCTTATTCAGAATTATCCCACAATAGATGGAATCCATTTTGAAGAACCTGGTTATGATGGGTTATCATATTCGACTCCAATCAATATAATAGTGTCGACTACTACGTTAGGACCCGATACAAATGATACAAGACGAATTAACGCAATGAAAGGTGCAATGAATTCGTTTTGGCAGGAATTTTCTGATTGGATTTCTGTGAATAGACCTAATCCGACATTCAATATATCAGTAAACTGTCCATCAGTCACTGGTAATGGACTAAATAGTGCGGGAACAGATATGTTGTGGCATCAAACACATCTGTTAATGGATTTTTGGATGCAGCAAGTTGATTTATCTCTCAGTGATGTACAATGGGCATGTGATTTTATGCAGACCAATAGTGGCAGATTAAACAATAAAATTCCATTAGTGCCGGGAACATTTATAGATAATGCAGCATCTTGTCAGCAGCCAGGCTGCGTTTTAGCGGGTCTAACACCGACTACACCACAATGTTTTTGGCAAGATATCTTTAAGATAATTAATTGGGGACATGGCTGGAACACAAAATCAATAACTGTGGCTGGAAACTCTGAACTTAAAGTTCCTAGAAGCATGTTTTTAAATATAGGAGATAGCAGTTGGACAGGAGCCACGAGCGGCGAGATAATATCAAATATTCCCTGCCCGCCAGCATCAATCGCTACATTATCCGTAGGTAACATAACGCCTTCCAGTGTGGTGTTAAATTGGGTCGCAGTAGGAGCGAACGGCTTTAAGGGAACAGCGAGTCAGTATGATATCAGGTATGCAACAACCCCTGCCGGAATAACTCATAACTGGACTACCGCAACACAATGCACAACAGAGCCGGTTCCGCAAGTATCAGGAACTAACCAAAGTCTTACAGTAAGTGGTTTAGATACTGTTAATAAGACATATTATTTTGTGATGAAAGTAGCAGATGTTGAAGGTAACTGGTCAGGCATATCCAATGCCGCCAGCAACAAGGCAGATACTATATTGCCAAGTATAAACATTACTTCGCCAATAAGTGGAACAACAGTAACCAATCTGCAATTAACTGTAAGTGGTACTGCATCAGATAATGTAGCGTTAAGCAACGTAGAAGTTAAAGTAGGTGCCGGCGGCACTTATGCATCAGCGACAGGATTAAGTTCCTGGAGTGGAACTGTAACATTGGTAAGCGGTTCAAATACAATCTATGCTAAAGCAACGGATACCTCAGGTAACACAAGAGAAACATCAATAACTGTGACCTGCACACCACCGGACACAACACCACCAAGTATAGTTATAACATCACCTGCTAATAGTGCAACATTAACAGCATCGTTATTAACGATAAGCGGTACTGCCTCTGATAATATAGGCTTAAGCAAAGTGGAAGTTAAATTAGGAGCTGGCGGCACTTATGCATCAGCAACAGGGACAAATCCGTGGAGTGGTTCTGTCACATTAGTAGGCGGCTCAAATACAATATATGCAAAAGCAACGGATACAACAGGAAATATAACCGAAACGTCAATAACCGTGACATATGTTCCTGATACAACACCGCCTACAATAGCCATAACATCGCCTGCAAATGGCGCAGCAATAACGACAGCAGCATTGATAACAATAAGTGGTACCGCAGGTGACAATATAGGGATAAACAAAGTGGAAGTCAAGTTAGGTGCCGGCGGCACATATGCATCAGCGACAGGGACAAATCCGTGGAATAGTTCTGTCACATTAGTAAGTGGCTCAAATACAATATATGCGAAGGCAACCGACACATCAAATAATACCACCGAAACGTCAATAACCGTAACCTATACACCGTCAGACACAACAGCACCAAGTATAGCTATAACATCACCTTCTAATGGTACTACATTAACAACATCGTTATTAACGTTAAGTGGTACTGCAAATGACAATATAGGAATAAGCAAAGTGGAAATAAAGTTAGGTACCGGAGGGACTTATGTCCCGGCGACAGGAACAAATTCGTGGAATGGTACCGTAACATTAGTAAATGGCTCAAACACAATATATGCAAAAGCAACCGACACCTCAAACAATACCTCTGAAACATCCATAAGCGTAACCCGTGTAAATACAGCGCCGACATTAAGCTGGACCGGTGAAACAGACTATACATCAGATGGCATAAATCCGGAGACCGGCACAACCAATACGAGTTATGTGTATAGAGTGAAGTATGCCGATGCCGATGGCGATGCCCCGAAGACAGGGTATCCAAGAGTACATATAAAGAAAGGAGTAAGCGAGATAACCGGCAGTCCGTTTGTAATGACTACCACGGATACCGGTTCATATGTAACCGGCAGGAATTACAGTTTGACAAAAATATTAAGTGCCGTAGGCAGTGATT